The proteins below come from a single Thunnus thynnus chromosome 10, fThuThy2.1, whole genome shotgun sequence genomic window:
- the s100a1 gene encoding protein S100-A1, with protein sequence MSSQLEQAIEGLIQVFHSYSSKEGDKYKLSKAELKTLLQHELSDFMAGCNDPGGIDKIMSDLDENGDQELEFQEFVVLVAALTVACNEFFEDHCKSNDKQKA encoded by the exons ATGAGCTCCCAGCTGGAACAGGCCATAGAGGGCCTCATCCAAGTGTTCCACTCCTATTCGTCAAAAGAAGGCGACAAATACAAGCTGAGCAAAGCGGAGCTGAAGACCCTGTTACAGCACGAACTCTCAGACTTCATGGCG ggctGCAATGACCCGGGAGGGATCGACAAGATTATGAGCGACTTGGATGAAAACGGAGACCAAGAATTAGAGTTCCAGGAGTTTGTTGTTCTGGTCGCTGCGCTGACTGTCGCCTGCAATGAATTCTTCGAAGACCACTGCAAAAGCAACGACAAACAGAAAGCCTGA